One window of Chloroflexus aggregans DSM 9485 genomic DNA carries:
- a CDS encoding acetyl-CoA C-acyltransferase family protein — MSEKREVVVLSGVRTAIGTFGGSLKDTPPTELAALVTREAVARAGVQPDEIGHVVFGHVINTEPHDMYMARYAAVRGGLPVETPALTLNRLCGSGLQAIVSAAQYILQGDIDAAVAGGAECMSRGPYSVPAMRFGARMNDTKVVDMMVGALTDPFDDCHMGVTAENVAAKWGISREDQDQLAYESHMRAARAIDEGRFAGQIVPVEIKTKGGTAQFMVDEGVRRDTTIEKLAKLRPVFLKDGTVTAGNASSINDAAAAVVLMDRATAERRGYKPLARLVGYSNAAVEPKYMGIGPVPAVRRLLERTGLRITDIDLFEVNEAFAAQALAVIRDLGLPMDRTNPNGSGISLGHPIGATGCILTVKAIHELHRTGGRYALVTMCIGGGQGIAAIFERM, encoded by the coding sequence GGCAGTAGCTCGCGCCGGTGTTCAACCGGACGAAATCGGCCACGTGGTTTTTGGTCACGTGATCAATACCGAACCACACGATATGTACATGGCTCGCTATGCAGCAGTGCGTGGCGGTTTACCCGTTGAGACGCCGGCACTCACCCTCAACCGATTATGCGGGAGTGGTTTGCAGGCGATTGTCTCAGCCGCTCAGTATATTCTGCAGGGTGATATTGATGCAGCAGTGGCCGGTGGTGCCGAATGTATGAGCCGTGGTCCTTACAGCGTGCCGGCGATGCGTTTTGGTGCTCGTATGAACGACACCAAAGTCGTGGATATGATGGTCGGTGCGCTGACCGATCCGTTCGACGATTGCCATATGGGAGTGACGGCTGAGAATGTCGCGGCAAAGTGGGGCATTAGCCGCGAAGATCAAGACCAACTCGCCTACGAAAGCCATATGCGTGCGGCGCGTGCTATTGACGAAGGACGCTTCGCTGGCCAAATCGTGCCGGTTGAGATCAAGACCAAAGGTGGAACTGCCCAGTTTATGGTCGATGAGGGCGTGCGTCGTGATACCACCATTGAGAAGCTGGCCAAGCTACGCCCTGTCTTCCTCAAGGATGGGACGGTTACCGCCGGGAATGCCTCGAGTATCAACGATGCTGCGGCTGCCGTTGTCTTGATGGATCGGGCGACGGCTGAGCGTCGTGGCTACAAACCATTGGCACGCCTGGTCGGTTATAGCAACGCTGCTGTTGAGCCGAAGTATATGGGGATTGGACCGGTGCCGGCAGTGCGCCGTCTGCTCGAGCGCACCGGTCTACGGATTACCGATATCGATCTCTTTGAAGTGAATGAAGCGTTTGCCGCCCAAGCGTTGGCTGTGATCCGCGATCTGGGTCTGCCCATGGATCGCACCAATCCGAATGGCAGCGGTATTTCGCTTGGTCACCCGATCGGCGCTACCGGTTGCATCCTGACCGTCAAGGCAATTCACGAGCTACACCGCACCGGTGGCCGTTATGCGCTGGTGACGATGTGTATCGGTGGCGGACAAGGTATCGCTGCGATTTTTGAGCGGATGTAG
- the fabG gene encoding 3-oxoacyl-[acyl-carrier-protein] reductase: protein MGKLTDRVAIVTGASRGIGRAIALALAAEGAKVAVNYNSSAAAAQEVVDTIIAQGGEAMPIRANVSQADEARSMVQQVIERWRRVDILVNNAGITRDRTLRKLTDEDWSTVIQNNLNSVYYCTTAVMPYMIEQKYGRIINISSFVGQAGNFGQANYAASKGGIIAFTKTAALELAKYNVTVNALAPGFTITDMLAKVPEQIQEQIRARIPMGRFGLPEEIAKAVVFLAADGDYITGQQINVNGGVYM from the coding sequence ATGGGTAAGTTAACCGACCGGGTGGCGATCGTCACCGGTGCTTCGCGTGGGATCGGGCGGGCTATTGCATTGGCGTTGGCAGCCGAAGGCGCAAAAGTGGCCGTCAATTACAATAGTAGTGCAGCCGCAGCGCAAGAGGTGGTGGATACTATTATTGCTCAGGGCGGTGAGGCGATGCCGATCCGTGCGAATGTTAGTCAAGCTGATGAAGCACGGTCAATGGTGCAGCAGGTGATTGAACGATGGAGAAGGGTCGACATTCTGGTGAATAATGCCGGTATCACCCGTGATCGCACACTCCGTAAGCTTACCGATGAGGATTGGAGTACGGTCATCCAGAACAACCTCAACAGCGTCTATTACTGTACAACCGCCGTGATGCCGTACATGATCGAACAGAAGTACGGGCGAATTATCAACATTAGCTCGTTTGTGGGGCAAGCCGGCAACTTTGGCCAAGCCAACTACGCTGCTTCAAAAGGTGGAATTATCGCTTTTACCAAAACGGCAGCGCTTGAGTTGGCCAAATATAATGTCACCGTCAACGCGCTTGCGCCCGGTTTTACCATCACCGATATGCTGGCCAAAGTGCCTGAGCAGATACAAGAACAGATCAGGGCCCGTATCCCAATGGGTCGCTTCGGTTTACCCGAAGAGATCGCAAAGGCTGTCGTCTTTCTTGCTGCTGACGGCGATTACATCACCGGCCAACAGATCAACGTGAACGGTGGCGTGTATATGTAA